A region from the Pseudomonas sp. P8_229 genome encodes:
- a CDS encoding S49 family peptidase — translation MTDEWKAPAKASADDGDEKSWKLLEKTLLAGVQEQRRSRRWGIFFKLLTFVYLFVALILFTPLMDMEKTATRGPNYTALIDVTGMIADKEPASADNIVGSLRAAFEDKKVKGVILRINSPGGSPVQSGYVYDEIKRLRGLHPDTKVYAVISDLGASGAYYIASAADQIYADKASLVGSIGVTAAGYGFVGTMDKLGVERRTYTSGEHKSFLDPFQPQKSDETAFWQTVLDTTHKQFINSVKQGRGERLKDKEHPELFSGLVWSGEQALPLGLIDGLGNASSVARDVIGEKELVDFTVQESPFDRFSKKLGASVAEQLAMWMGFHGPALR, via the coding sequence ATGACCGACGAATGGAAAGCACCGGCCAAGGCAAGTGCCGACGACGGTGACGAGAAAAGCTGGAAGCTGTTGGAAAAGACTTTGCTGGCCGGTGTGCAGGAACAGCGTCGCTCGCGGCGTTGGGGGATTTTCTTCAAGCTGCTGACGTTTGTTTATCTATTTGTTGCGCTGATCCTGTTCACCCCGCTGATGGACATGGAAAAGACCGCCACCCGTGGTCCGAACTACACTGCGCTGATCGACGTCACCGGCATGATTGCCGATAAAGAGCCGGCCAGCGCCGACAATATTGTCGGCAGTCTGCGTGCAGCCTTTGAGGACAAGAAGGTCAAGGGCGTAATCCTGCGGATCAACAGCCCGGGCGGCAGTCCGGTGCAGTCGGGTTACGTGTATGACGAGATCAAGCGTCTGCGCGGTCTGCATCCGGATACCAAGGTGTACGCGGTGATTTCCGATCTCGGTGCGTCCGGTGCCTATTACATCGCCAGTGCGGCGGATCAGATCTATGCCGACAAGGCCAGTCTGGTCGGCTCCATCGGTGTGACGGCGGCGGGTTACGGTTTTGTCGGTACCATGGACAAGTTGGGTGTCGAGCGTCGCACCTACACCTCGGGTGAGCACAAGTCGTTTCTGGATCCGTTCCAGCCGCAGAAGTCTGACGAAACCGCATTCTGGCAGACCGTGCTGGACACCACGCACAAGCAGTTCATCAACAGCGTCAAGCAGGGTCGTGGCGAACGCCTGAAGGACAAGGAGCATCCGGAGTTGTTCTCCGGGCTGGTCTGGTCCGGCGAGCAGGCATTGCCGCTGGGGCTGATCGATGGTCTGGGTAACGCCAGTTCGGTGGCGCGCGATGTGATCGGCGAGAAAGAGTTGGTGGATTTCACCGTTCAGGAATCGCCATTTGATCGCTTCTCGAAGAAGCTCGGTGCCAGTGTCGCCGAGCAGTTGGCGATGTGGATGGGTTTCCACGGGCCTGCATTGCGCTAG
- a CDS encoding HAD-IA family hydrolase — protein sequence MRPSDYKLLIFDWDGTLADSIHRIVEAMHSASGRSGFELRDDFAVKGIIGLGLPEAIRTLYPDISDAEMTLFREYYADHYIAAEAVPSPLFEGVVESMASFREQGYHLAVATGKNRRGLDRVLKANGWEDYFDITRAADETASKPHPLMLEQILAHCGVRAEQALMVGDSSFDLLMARNAGMDSVAVSYGAQSIESLQQFEPRLSIDRFCELHAWLGQQA from the coding sequence GTGCGCCCATCTGATTACAAACTGCTGATTTTTGATTGGGATGGCACCCTCGCTGATTCCATTCATCGGATTGTCGAGGCAATGCACTCGGCATCCGGGCGCTCCGGTTTCGAGTTGCGCGATGATTTTGCCGTCAAAGGCATTATCGGTCTGGGCTTGCCCGAGGCGATCCGCACCTTGTACCCAGACATCAGTGATGCCGAAATGACCTTGTTTCGCGAGTATTACGCTGATCACTACATCGCCGCGGAAGCCGTGCCTTCGCCGTTGTTCGAAGGCGTAGTCGAGTCGATGGCGTCGTTTCGCGAGCAGGGTTACCACCTGGCGGTCGCGACCGGCAAGAATCGTCGCGGACTGGATCGGGTGCTCAAGGCCAATGGCTGGGAAGATTATTTCGATATCACTCGCGCTGCCGATGAGACGGCAAGCAAGCCACACCCGCTGATGCTGGAGCAAATCCTGGCTCATTGCGGCGTGCGTGCTGAGCAGGCGCTGATGGTTGGGGACTCGTCCTTCGATCTGCTGATGGCGCGTAACGCGGGGATGGATTCGGTGGCGGTCAGTTATGGCGCGCAATCGATCGAATCACTACAGCAGTTCGAGCCACGTCTGTCGATCGACCGTTTTTGTGAATTGCACGCCTGGCTGGGGCAGCAGGCTTAA
- a CDS encoding nucleotidyltransferase family protein — translation MSRSIAVIVLAAGEGSRFRQVAGADKDKLLADCTGRDGAVRSVIEQVLLNLPTGLGKRVLVTTEARPQAMRMAQAYGCDVVSIESTGMGDSIAAGVATCPDVDGWLIVLGDMPFILPSSIERVVASMADDAVSVPVQEGEFGHPVGFGRSFGPGLQALSGDRGARPLFKQGRVVEVAVDDPGVLWDIDVPESLVFPQS, via the coding sequence ATGAGTCGATCCATCGCAGTGATTGTGCTGGCGGCGGGTGAGGGTAGCCGCTTTCGTCAGGTTGCCGGTGCCGATAAAGACAAGCTGCTGGCCGATTGCACCGGGCGCGATGGTGCGGTGCGTTCGGTGATCGAGCAGGTGTTGCTGAATCTGCCAACCGGTCTCGGCAAGCGGGTGCTGGTGACCACCGAGGCGCGGCCGCAGGCGATGCGCATGGCGCAAGCTTATGGCTGTGACGTGGTCTCGATTGAATCGACCGGGATGGGCGACAGCATTGCCGCGGGCGTTGCGACCTGCCCGGACGTGGATGGCTGGTTGATTGTGCTGGGGGATATGCCGTTTATCTTGCCGTCGAGTATTGAGCGGGTAGTGGCGTCGATGGCTGACGACGCCGTGAGCGTGCCGGTGCAGGAGGGTGAGTTCGGGCATCCGGTGGGATTTGGTCGTTCGTTCGGACCGGGGTTGCAGGCGTTGAGCGGTGATCGCGGTGCCAGGCCGTTGTTCAAGCAGGGCAGAGTGGTGGAAGTGGCGGTGGATGATCCCGGGGTGTTGTGGGATATCGATGTGCCTGAATCTCTGGTATTTCCCCAATCCTGA
- a CDS encoding Maf family protein, producing the protein MLPLLLASSSTYRRELLTRLHLPFVCSSPDIDESHQPGESAVELVQRLAEQKARALAASHPAHLIIGSDQVAVLGERIIGKPHTFDKAREQLLAASGASVTFLTGLALLNSQTGHCQVDCVPFTVHMRELDAARIERYLRLEQPYDCAGSFKAEGLGVSLFKSTEGPDATSLIGLPLIRLIDMLLAEGVQIP; encoded by the coding sequence ATGCTGCCTCTATTACTCGCTTCAAGCTCGACTTATCGTCGGGAATTGCTCACCCGCCTGCACCTGCCGTTCGTCTGCAGCTCACCGGATATCGACGAAAGCCATCAGCCGGGCGAATCAGCCGTCGAACTGGTCCAGCGCCTCGCCGAACAGAAAGCCCGGGCACTGGCTGCCAGCCACCCCGCTCATCTGATTATCGGCTCGGACCAGGTGGCCGTGCTCGGTGAACGCATCATCGGCAAGCCACACACCTTCGACAAGGCCCGCGAGCAACTGCTGGCCGCCAGCGGCGCCAGCGTGACCTTCCTCACGGGCCTGGCCCTGCTCAACAGCCAGACCGGCCACTGCCAGGTCGACTGCGTGCCGTTCACCGTACACATGCGCGAACTCGACGCGGCGCGCATCGAGCGCTACCTGCGCCTGGAGCAACCCTACGACTGCGCCGGCAGCTTCAAGGCGGAAGGGCTCGGCGTGAGCCTCTTCAAATCCACCGAAGGCCCGGATGCCACCAGCCTGATCGGCCTGCCACTCATTCGCCTGATCGACATGCTGCTGGCCGAGGGCGTGCAAATCCCCTGA
- the rluC gene encoding 23S rRNA pseudouridine(955/2504/2580) synthase RluC: MTTTAPSTPGVQLLEVSPEYAGQRIDNFLLARLKGVPKTLIYRILRKGEVRVNKGRIKPEYKLQAGDIVRVPPVRVPERDEPVPLAQGLLQRLEASIVYEDKALIVINKPAGIAVHGGSGLNYGVIEAFRQLRPDVKELELVHRLDRDTSGLLMIAKKRSMLRHLHAALRGDGVDKRYMALVRGNWATSIKQVRAALGKSNLRSGERMVEVDEEEGKESVTVFKVLRRFGDFATLIEAKPITGRTHQIRVHTLHAGHCIAGDTKYGDDGFSKEIRDLGGKRLFLHAYMLTVPLPDGGELKLQAPVDEMWAKTVERLSAPI; encoded by the coding sequence ATGACAACTACTGCCCCTTCGACTCCAGGCGTTCAACTGCTTGAAGTCTCGCCGGAGTATGCCGGCCAACGAATCGACAATTTCCTCCTTGCCCGGCTCAAAGGCGTGCCCAAGACCTTGATTTACCGCATTTTGCGTAAAGGCGAAGTGCGCGTGAACAAGGGGCGGATCAAGCCCGAATACAAGCTGCAGGCCGGCGATATCGTGCGCGTACCGCCGGTTCGCGTGCCTGAGCGCGACGAACCCGTGCCTCTGGCTCAGGGTCTGTTGCAGCGTCTGGAAGCCTCGATTGTTTATGAAGATAAAGCCCTGATCGTGATCAACAAGCCCGCTGGCATTGCGGTTCACGGTGGCAGTGGCTTGAATTACGGCGTCATCGAAGCCTTTCGTCAGTTGCGCCCCGATGTCAAGGAGCTGGAGCTGGTTCACCGTCTCGACCGTGATACCTCCGGCCTGCTGATGATCGCCAAGAAGCGCAGCATGTTGCGTCACTTGCACGCCGCATTGCGCGGTGACGGTGTCGACAAGCGCTACATGGCACTGGTTCGCGGCAACTGGGCGACCTCCATCAAGCAAGTCCGTGCGGCGCTCGGCAAGAGCAATCTGCGCTCTGGCGAGCGCATGGTCGAGGTCGACGAGGAGGAGGGCAAGGAGTCTGTGACCGTGTTCAAGGTCCTGCGTCGCTTTGGCGACTTTGCCACCCTGATCGAAGCCAAGCCGATTACCGGCCGCACGCACCAGATCCGCGTCCACACGTTGCACGCCGGGCACTGCATTGCCGGCGACACCAAGTACGGCGATGACGGTTTCAGCAAGGAAATCCGTGATCTGGGCGGCAAGCGTCTGTTCCTGCACGCCTACATGCTGACCGTGCCGCTGCCCGATGGCGGTGAACTCAAGTTGCAGGCGCCGGTCGATGAAATGTGGGCCAAGACCGTGGAGCGATTGAGTGCGCCCATCTGA
- the rne gene encoding ribonuclease E: MKRMLINATQPEELRVALVDGQRLYDLDIESGAREQKKANIYKGRITRIEPSLEAAFVDFGSERHGFLPLKEISREYFKKAPEGRVNIKDVLSEGQEVIVQVEKEERGNKGAALTTFISLAGRYLVLMPNNPRAGGISRRIEGEERNELREALNGLVAPADMGLIVRTAGLGRSSEEMQWDLDYLLQLWTAIKEASLDRSAPFLIYQESNVIIRAIRDYLRQDIGEVLIDSVEAQDEALTFIRQVMPQYASKIKLYEDSVPLFNRFQIESQIETAFQRVVELPSGGSIVIDPTEALVSIDINSARATKGSDIEETALQTNLEAAEEIARQLRLRDIGGLIVIDFIDMTPAKNQRAVEEKVRECLEADRARVQIGRISRFGLLEMSRQRLRPSLGESSGIVCPRCNGTGIIRDVESLSLAILRLIEEEALKDRTAEVRAQVPIPVAAFLLNEKRNSITKIELRTRARIVILPNDHLETPHFEVQRLRDDSPEAATNQSSYEIAAAAAEVEEVQPAAATRTLVRQEAAVKTAPARANAPVPTEVAAPAAAPAPAPVAAPEPSLFKGLVKSLVSLFATKEEPAAPVVVEKPATERPARNEERRNGRQQSRNRNGRRDEERKPREERAPREERAPREPREERQPREAREVREPREARTEAPAVREERAPRAPREERAPRAPREDRKPRGEREERVRELREPLDAAPAAPAVAAAAVVAEERPARQPREERAPRPPREERQPRAEQAAAVAEEEIISGEEQLSEDAQDNAEGDRPRRRSRGQRRRSNRRERQRDANGNVIEGSEESESGENAEGPSTAELAAGLAVTAAVASSVISAPAEAQAHEQAERATAAVQETAPVEAPVVEATTPVEVVAAPEVEVAPVQETLPQVEPAPVVVAESVVETVAETVTETVREVREEQTAFNWVAEPAVAETPAPVVEAPVVEEAKAAEPVAEVTEPAPAPAVEAPVIEAPVVAEAPAPVVEAAPASALTANGRAPNDPREVRRRKREAERLQKEAELAAAAAPVAEVVEVAAASVTEEAVVESVIAEAPRSVQDAVEHHQEAEEKEHEPKPLV, translated from the coding sequence ATGAAAAGAATGCTGATTAACGCAACTCAACCCGAAGAGTTGCGTGTTGCACTGGTAGATGGCCAACGCCTCTACGACCTGGACATCGAATCCGGTGCACGCGAGCAGAAGAAGGCCAACATCTACAAAGGCCGTATCACTCGCATCGAACCAAGCCTTGAGGCTGCCTTTGTCGATTTCGGCTCCGAGCGCCACGGCTTCCTGCCCCTCAAAGAAATCTCCCGCGAATACTTCAAGAAAGCCCCTGAAGGCCGCGTCAACATCAAGGACGTCCTGAGCGAAGGCCAGGAAGTCATCGTTCAGGTCGAAAAAGAAGAACGTGGCAACAAGGGCGCTGCCCTGACCACCTTCATCAGCCTGGCCGGTCGCTACCTCGTGCTGATGCCGAACAACCCGCGTGCCGGCGGTATTTCCCGTCGCATCGAAGGCGAAGAGCGCAATGAACTGCGTGAAGCGCTGAACGGTCTGGTCGCTCCGGCCGACATGGGCCTGATCGTGCGCACTGCAGGCCTTGGCCGCAGCAGCGAAGAAATGCAGTGGGACCTCGACTACCTGCTGCAGCTGTGGACCGCCATCAAAGAAGCCTCGCTGGATCGCTCCGCGCCATTCCTGATCTACCAGGAAAGCAACGTGATCATCCGCGCCATCCGCGATTACCTGCGCCAGGACATCGGCGAAGTGCTGATCGACAGCGTTGAAGCCCAGGACGAAGCCCTGACCTTCATCCGCCAGGTGATGCCGCAGTACGCCAGCAAGATCAAGCTGTACGAAGACAGCGTTCCGCTGTTCAACCGTTTCCAGATCGAAAGCCAGATCGAGACCGCTTTCCAGCGCGTCGTGGAACTGCCTTCCGGCGGCTCCATCGTTATCGATCCGACCGAAGCCCTGGTGTCCATCGACATCAACTCGGCGCGCGCCACCAAAGGCAGCGACATCGAAGAAACCGCCCTGCAGACCAACCTTGAAGCCGCCGAAGAAATCGCCCGTCAGTTGCGCCTGCGCGACATCGGCGGCCTGATCGTCATCGACTTCATCGACATGACCCCTGCCAAGAACCAGCGCGCCGTGGAAGAGAAAGTCCGCGAATGCCTGGAAGCCGACCGCGCTCGCGTGCAGATCGGCCGTATCTCGCGCTTCGGCCTGCTGGAAATGTCCCGTCAGCGTCTGCGTCCATCGCTGGGCGAGAGCAGCGGCATCGTCTGCCCACGTTGCAACGGCACCGGCATCATCCGTGACGTTGAATCGCTGTCGCTGGCGATCCTGCGCCTGATCGAAGAAGAAGCCCTGAAAGACCGTACTGCCGAAGTACGCGCTCAGGTGCCGATCCCGGTCGCTGCGTTCCTGCTCAACGAAAAACGCAATTCGATCACCAAGATCGAACTGCGCACCCGTGCCCGCATCGTCATTCTGCCGAATGACCACCTCGAAACGCCGCACTTCGAAGTTCAGCGCCTGCGTGACGACAGCCCGGAAGCTGCGACCAACCAGTCCAGCTACGAAATCGCTGCTGCCGCTGCCGAAGTCGAAGAAGTCCAGCCAGCCGCTGCGACCCGCACCCTGGTTCGCCAGGAAGCTGCGGTCAAGACTGCTCCGGCTCGTGCCAATGCCCCGGTGCCGACCGAAGTCGCCGCCCCTGCTGCAGCACCAGCACCGGCTCCGGTTGCCGCGCCAGAACCAAGCCTGTTCAAAGGCCTGGTGAAATCGCTGGTCAGCCTGTTCGCGACTAAAGAAGAGCCAGCCGCTCCGGTTGTGGTTGAAAAACCGGCCACCGAGCGCCCGGCCCGTAATGAAGAGCGTCGCAACGGTCGTCAGCAGAGCCGCAACCGTAACGGTCGCCGCGATGAAGAGCGCAAACCGCGCGAAGAGCGTGCACCGCGTGAAGAACGCGCACCACGCGAGCCGCGTGAAGAGCGTCAGCCACGTGAAGCCCGTGAAGTTCGCGAGCCGCGTGAAGCCCGCACCGAAGCACCAGCCGTGCGCGAAGAACGCGCTCCACGCGCCCCGCGTGAAGAACGTGCACCGCGTGCGCCACGCGAAGACCGCAAGCCACGTGGCGAGCGCGAAGAGCGCGTACGTGAACTGCGCGAACCTCTGGACGCTGCCCCGGCCGCTCCAGCCGTTGCTGCTGCCGCTGTCGTCGCTGAAGAGCGTCCGGCTCGTCAGCCACGCGAAGAGCGCGCACCGCGTCCGCCGCGTGAAGAGCGTCAACCGCGTGCCGAACAAGCTGCTGCCGTAGCTGAAGAAGAAATCATCAGCGGCGAAGAGCAACTGTCGGAAGACGCTCAGGACAACGCCGAAGGCGATCGTCCACGTCGTCGCTCCCGTGGTCAGCGTCGTCGCAGCAACCGTCGCGAGCGTCAGCGTGATGCCAACGGCAACGTGATCGAAGGTTCGGAAGAGTCCGAGTCCGGCGAAAACGCTGAAGGCCCAAGCACTGCCGAACTGGCTGCCGGCCTGGCCGTGACCGCCGCTGTTGCCAGCAGCGTGATCAGCGCTCCTGCCGAAGCACAAGCGCACGAGCAAGCGGAACGCGCCACTGCTGCTGTTCAGGAAACCGCTCCAGTGGAAGCGCCGGTTGTTGAAGCAACCACTCCGGTAGAAGTGGTTGCTGCTCCGGAAGTCGAAGTGGCTCCGGTTCAAGAAACCCTGCCTCAGGTAGAGCCAGCGCCAGTCGTGGTTGCCGAGTCGGTTGTTGAAACCGTCGCTGAAACCGTGACCGAAACCGTGCGTGAAGTTCGCGAAGAGCAGACTGCGTTCAACTGGGTTGCCGAACCAGCCGTCGCTGAAACGCCAGCACCAGTGGTAGAAGCCCCGGTAGTTGAAGAAGCCAAGGCTGCCGAGCCAGTGGCTGAAGTGACTGAACCTGCTCCAGCACCAGCCGTTGAAGCTCCGGTCATTGAGGCACCTGTGGTGGCTGAAGCCCCTGCTCCAGTGGTTGAAGCCGCTCCAGCAAGCGCCCTGACGGCAAACGGTCGCGCACCGAACGACCCACGTGAAGTGCGTCGCCGCAAGCGTGAAGCCGAGCGTCTGCAGAAGGAAGCCGAACTGGCTGCCGCTGCTGCACCGGTTGCTGAAGTGGTCGAAGTTGCTGCTGCATCCGTTACTGAAGAAGCCGTGGTTGAGTCGGTGATCGCCGAAGCACCGCGCTCCGTTCAGGACGCGGTCGAGCATCACCAAGAGGCCGAGGAAAAAGAACACGAGCCTAAACCGCTCGTCTGA